Proteins encoded by one window of Acetivibrio thermocellus ATCC 27405:
- the spoVG gene encoding septation regulator SpoVG, whose product MEITDVRIRKIDSEGKMKAVVSVTFDNEFVVHDIKVIESQNGLFIAMPSRKAPDGEFRDIAHPINAETRSKIQTAILDKYESICAGSTETEGNN is encoded by the coding sequence ATGGAAATTACCGATGTTCGCATCAGAAAGATTGATTCTGAAGGAAAAATGAAGGCCGTCGTTTCTGTAACCTTTGACAATGAATTTGTTGTTCATGATATAAAGGTTATTGAAAGTCAGAATGGCTTATTCATTGCAATGCCCAGCAGAAAAGCTCCGGATGGGGAATTCAGGGATATTGCTCATCCTATCAATGCAGAAACGAGAAGCAAGATTCAGACTGCCATTTTGGATAAATATGAGTCGATTTGCGCAGGCAGTACCGAAACGGAAGGAAATAACTAA
- the glmU gene encoding bifunctional UDP-N-acetylglucosamine diphosphorylase/glucosamine-1-phosphate N-acetyltransferase GlmU: MECLMAVILAAGEGKRMKSKKAKVVHEIQGIPLVEWVYRSVKNAGIDEVVLVVGHKAEEVKEKMGDKVLYAFQEKQLGTGHALMQAQEYLKDKDGYVVVLYGDTPLITSKTISDTINYHREQANSATIITAVLNNPDGYGRIVRSGDGSVRKIVEHKDASLEERNIKEINSGIYCFNIRDLTEALKELDNNNSQGEYYLTDTIEILINKGKKVGAIKVEDSSEILGINDRVQLAEAGRIIRSRILKRHMKNGVTIIDPDSTYIDEDVEIGIDTVVYPSTIIEGKTKIGEDCIIGPGSRLVNAQISDRVEVKNSVVLESSIDNDTKVGPFAYVRPGSVIGKNVKIGDFVEIKKSVIGDKTKISHLTYVGDAEVGKNVNLGCGVVVVNYDGKKKNKTIIGDNAFVGCNVNLISPVEVKDNAYVAAGSTITEEVPEYSLAIARSRQTIKEDWVIKKGMLRQEKE, translated from the coding sequence ATGGAATGCTTGATGGCAGTCATTCTTGCCGCCGGTGAAGGAAAAAGAATGAAGTCCAAAAAAGCAAAGGTTGTGCATGAAATTCAGGGTATACCTTTGGTTGAATGGGTTTATAGATCGGTGAAAAACGCAGGAATAGACGAAGTTGTACTTGTTGTGGGGCATAAAGCGGAAGAAGTAAAAGAAAAAATGGGGGACAAAGTCCTTTACGCTTTTCAGGAAAAACAATTGGGAACGGGGCATGCGCTTATGCAGGCCCAGGAGTACCTGAAGGATAAAGACGGTTATGTTGTGGTACTCTACGGAGATACGCCACTGATTACTTCAAAAACTATTTCCGACACAATTAATTATCACAGGGAACAGGCAAACTCAGCCACAATTATTACCGCAGTTCTTAACAATCCGGACGGATATGGCAGAATAGTAAGAAGCGGCGACGGCAGTGTCAGAAAAATTGTTGAACACAAGGATGCTTCTTTGGAGGAAAGGAATATAAAGGAAATCAATTCAGGGATATACTGTTTTAATATAAGAGATTTGACAGAAGCATTAAAAGAGCTTGACAACAACAACAGCCAGGGAGAGTATTACCTTACGGATACTATTGAGATACTCATAAACAAAGGAAAAAAAGTCGGCGCAATAAAAGTTGAGGACAGCAGTGAGATATTGGGCATAAATGACAGGGTGCAGCTTGCTGAGGCAGGCAGGATAATCAGAAGCCGGATTCTGAAGAGACATATGAAAAACGGTGTGACCATAATTGACCCTGATTCAACGTATATTGATGAGGACGTGGAAATAGGTATTGACACGGTGGTTTACCCTTCAACAATTATTGAAGGAAAGACAAAAATAGGCGAGGATTGTATAATAGGTCCCGGAAGCAGGCTTGTAAACGCCCAAATTTCGGACAGGGTGGAAGTAAAAAATTCCGTTGTATTGGAAAGCTCCATAGACAATGATACGAAAGTCGGGCCTTTTGCATATGTAAGACCGGGAAGTGTTATAGGTAAAAATGTTAAGATTGGTGATTTTGTTGAAATTAAAAAGTCTGTAATAGGAGACAAGACAAAAATATCTCATCTTACTTATGTGGGAGATGCCGAAGTCGGAAAAAATGTCAACCTTGGATGCGGAGTTGTAGTGGTAAACTATGACGGAAAGAAAAAGAACAAGACGATTATTGGAGATAATGCATTTGTAGGCTGCAATGTAAATCTGATTTCACCGGTTGAAGTTAAGGACAACGCGTATGTGGCTGCTGGTTCCACGATTACGGAAGAAGTGCCGGAATACTCTCTTGCCATTGCCAGAAGCCGGCAGACAATCAAGGAGGACTGGGTTATAAAAAAGGGAATGTTAAGGCAGGAGAAAGAATAG
- a CDS encoding ribose-phosphate diphosphokinase has product MNLHGKDIKIFAGNSNRELAEEIAQKIGLPLGLATVGKFSDGETAINIDEVVRGSDVFIIQSTCPPVNDNLVELLIMIDAVKRASAGRITAVIPYFGYARQDRKAKARDPISAKLVANLITTAGADRVLTMDLHAPQLQGFFDIPLDHLLGGNILANYFLEKFGDMSDVVVVSPDVGSVSRSRKFAQRLDVPLAIIDKRRPKANVSEIMNIIGDVDNKRVILVDDLIDTGGTIVNAANALMEIGAKEVYACCTHGLLSGPAIDRIKESPIKQLVTLNTIPLDERKRIDKIVSLSVASVFAEAIERIYGDMSISSLFTQQD; this is encoded by the coding sequence ATGAATTTACATGGAAAGGATATTAAAATTTTTGCGGGGAACTCAAACAGGGAGTTGGCGGAGGAAATTGCGCAAAAAATAGGTCTTCCGCTTGGACTGGCAACTGTGGGGAAGTTTAGCGATGGAGAGACTGCAATTAATATTGATGAGGTTGTAAGAGGTTCGGATGTGTTTATTATCCAATCCACATGTCCGCCTGTTAATGACAATCTTGTTGAGTTGTTGATTATGATAGACGCTGTAAAGAGAGCTTCAGCGGGAAGAATAACTGCCGTAATACCGTATTTTGGCTATGCAAGGCAGGATAGAAAAGCCAAGGCAAGAGATCCTATTTCAGCAAAACTTGTGGCAAATCTTATAACAACTGCCGGGGCGGACAGGGTGCTCACAATGGATCTTCATGCGCCTCAATTGCAGGGATTTTTTGATATCCCTCTTGATCATTTGTTGGGAGGTAATATACTTGCCAACTATTTCCTGGAGAAATTTGGAGACATGAGTGATGTGGTTGTGGTGTCGCCTGACGTGGGCAGTGTTTCAAGGTCGAGAAAATTTGCCCAGAGGCTGGACGTTCCGTTGGCCATTATTGACAAGAGAAGACCGAAAGCCAATGTTTCCGAAATAATGAACATTATAGGTGATGTTGACAACAAGAGGGTAATATTGGTGGATGACCTTATTGATACGGGAGGAACAATTGTTAATGCTGCAAATGCCCTTATGGAAATAGGAGCAAAAGAAGTATACGCATGTTGTACTCACGGTCTTTTGTCCGGTCCTGCAATTGACAGAATTAAAGAGTCTCCGATCAAGCAGCTTGTTACATTAAATACGATTCCGCTGGATGAACGCAAGAGAATTGACAAGATAGTTTCTCTGTCCGTTGCTTCTGTGTTTGCGGAAGCCATTGAAAGAATATACGGAGACATGTCCATAAGCTCACTGTTTACCCAGCAGGATTAA
- the pth gene encoding aminoacyl-tRNA hydrolase — MFVIVGLGNPGAKYENTRHNVGFDTVEFLSKRHDIRLGKLKHKALIGDGEIGGRKVILAKPQTFMNLSGESVREIVEWYKIPVKNIIIIYDDIDLPVGKLRLRPKGSAGTHNGMRSVIYQLQSEEFPRIRIGIDKPPEGWDLISYVLSRFSADERKKIDEAVEKAADAVETILKSGIDSAMNKYNK; from the coding sequence TTGTTTGTAATAGTAGGCCTGGGAAATCCCGGGGCAAAATATGAGAACACGAGACATAATGTGGGATTTGATACGGTGGAGTTTCTTTCAAAAAGACATGATATTAGGCTGGGAAAGCTTAAGCACAAGGCTCTTATCGGCGATGGAGAGATAGGTGGACGAAAAGTGATTCTTGCCAAACCCCAGACCTTTATGAATCTTAGCGGTGAAAGTGTGCGGGAAATAGTTGAGTGGTATAAGATTCCTGTGAAAAATATTATAATAATATATGATGACATAGACTTGCCTGTGGGAAAACTCAGATTAAGGCCCAAGGGCAGTGCCGGAACTCATAACGGAATGAGATCCGTAATATACCAGCTGCAATCTGAAGAATTTCCGAGGATAAGAATCGGCATTGACAAGCCTCCGGAGGGATGGGATCTGATAAGTTATGTTCTTAGCAGGTTTTCTGCTGATGAAAGAAAGAAGATTGATGAAGCCGTCGAGAAGGCGGCGGATGCTGTTGAGACCATATTGAAATCCGGTATTGACAGCGCAATGAACAAGTACAACAAATAA
- the mfd gene encoding transcription-repair coupling factor: MSILLKDKQYLIEPLFEIKEYTNVLENIKRGIPTTVTGPSESQKVHIACALCGHLGLKGIYIAYNEMQARKMFEDVSFFFGKDAVFFPSKEIMLHDVEAKSYDSIYERINALYRIVNDDYGFIVTSAEALCQKLIDRKLFKESIVNVALGDRIDLGLFTQKLVSIGYERVTTVEGKSQFAVRGGIVDIFPVNADTAVRIELFDDEVDSVRSFDTMTQRSVENLEAVTILPARELIYPPGLRDSIMEKILNDLKIQIKKMEGKNNKSGIQKLEAKINSDIERFSQEYYFAGMDRYIPYIIEKPSAVIDYIDSEILVFVDEPKRFEQRIENLITESNEMCKSFMENGQLLAGSFDIFFDCNYLWDKVKKCKNTLYFTTLPSDDGQEEKRENIVSKLLNSYQGHLEILEEDISHWKKNRARVVILSGTKSRGEMLAETLRTKDIEAVYLEEPHRDIQPGEVVITHGVLNRGFEYPGIGFVVVSGKELFGQEKKTRRHKSAKGKKISVFTDLNVGDYVVHYVHGIGKYIGIEQLVVENVKKDYLKIQYSDGDYLYVPTNQLDLIQKYIGSEGKTPKLSKLGGTDWAKTRARTKESLKELAQELINLYAQREMAEGHAFGKDTVWQKQFEDLFPYQETEDQLRCIEEIKRDMESPRPMDRLLCGDVGYGKTEVAMRAVFKAVMDGKQVAYLVPTTVLAQQHYNTFKERMKDFPITVEVLSRFRTQAEQKRILKDVKAGMVDVLIGTHRLLQKDVCFKDLGLLVIDEEQRFGVTHKEKIKRMKTNIDVLTLTATPIPRTLHMSLVGIRDISTIEEPPEERYPVQTYVMEYNDEVVRDAINREMSRGGQVFYLYNRVRAINQKAAEIQKLVPEARVAIAHGQMNETELENIMFRFINGEYDILVCTTIIESGLDMPNVNTIIVEDADKMGLAQLYQLRGRVGRSNRLAYAYITYKKDKVLSEIAEKRLQAIKEFTEFGSGFKIAMRDLQLRGAGNLLGPQQHGHIDSVGYDMYCKLLAEAVNELRGIPVTKEDEEISIDVNVSAYIDNDYIGDENQKIDMYKKIASINDEQDVIDAEDELMDRYGEIPQPVKNLLQIAYIKSLAKACGFSSVQEKNDTVIFQYSESKNINFEVLGKLMDKYRRKLLFTASNRPYITFKTTGVKGEELLEIIKILLQDVKKLQEGL, from the coding sequence ATGAGTATATTATTAAAGGATAAACAGTATCTTATAGAGCCTCTTTTTGAGATAAAAGAGTATACCAATGTGCTTGAGAATATAAAAAGGGGAATACCTACAACTGTTACGGGCCCTTCGGAATCCCAGAAAGTTCATATAGCCTGTGCTCTGTGCGGCCATTTGGGCTTGAAAGGCATATACATAGCTTATAATGAGATGCAGGCAAGAAAAATGTTCGAGGATGTTTCATTTTTCTTTGGAAAAGACGCAGTGTTTTTCCCGTCAAAAGAAATTATGCTTCATGATGTTGAGGCAAAAAGCTATGATTCAATTTATGAGAGAATAAATGCTCTTTACAGGATTGTGAATGATGACTACGGCTTTATAGTAACAAGTGCGGAAGCATTGTGTCAAAAACTTATTGACAGGAAGCTCTTTAAAGAGAGCATAGTAAATGTCGCTTTGGGGGACAGGATTGATCTTGGCCTTTTTACGCAAAAGCTTGTTTCAATAGGTTATGAAAGAGTGACAACTGTTGAAGGTAAAAGCCAGTTTGCGGTCCGCGGAGGAATTGTGGACATTTTTCCGGTAAATGCTGACACGGCCGTAAGAATTGAACTTTTTGACGATGAAGTGGATTCCGTAAGAAGTTTTGACACCATGACACAAAGGTCTGTGGAAAACCTTGAAGCGGTAACGATTTTGCCCGCAAGGGAGTTGATTTATCCTCCGGGCTTGAGAGACTCTATTATGGAAAAAATATTGAATGACTTGAAGATTCAAATAAAGAAAATGGAAGGTAAAAACAACAAAAGCGGGATACAAAAGCTGGAGGCTAAAATAAATTCCGATATCGAAAGATTTTCCCAGGAATATTATTTTGCGGGGATGGACAGGTATATTCCCTATATTATCGAAAAGCCGTCGGCCGTGATTGATTATATAGATTCCGAAATACTTGTCTTTGTGGACGAACCGAAGAGATTTGAGCAAAGAATAGAAAATCTTATAACGGAAAGCAATGAGATGTGCAAAAGCTTCATGGAGAACGGACAGCTCCTTGCGGGAAGCTTTGACATCTTTTTTGATTGCAATTATTTGTGGGATAAGGTGAAAAAGTGTAAAAACACACTGTATTTTACCACTCTTCCCTCTGACGACGGACAGGAAGAAAAGAGGGAAAACATAGTTTCAAAGCTTCTTAACTCCTATCAGGGACATTTGGAAATACTGGAGGAAGACATAAGTCACTGGAAGAAAAACAGGGCAAGAGTTGTCATCCTTTCGGGGACTAAAAGCCGAGGAGAAATGCTGGCCGAGACTTTAAGAACAAAAGATATTGAGGCTGTATACCTGGAGGAACCTCACCGGGATATTCAGCCCGGAGAAGTGGTAATAACCCATGGTGTTTTAAACCGGGGATTCGAATACCCAGGTATCGGTTTTGTGGTGGTAAGCGGAAAGGAACTGTTTGGCCAGGAGAAAAAAACAAGAAGGCATAAATCCGCCAAGGGGAAGAAAATAAGCGTATTTACCGATTTGAACGTGGGTGACTATGTTGTTCACTATGTTCATGGTATAGGAAAATATATAGGAATTGAGCAGCTGGTGGTAGAGAATGTAAAGAAAGATTATCTCAAAATTCAGTACAGTGACGGAGATTATCTTTATGTTCCCACAAACCAGCTTGACCTGATACAAAAGTACATAGGTTCGGAAGGGAAAACCCCGAAGCTTAGCAAACTGGGAGGAACGGACTGGGCAAAGACAAGAGCCAGGACAAAGGAATCATTAAAGGAGCTGGCTCAGGAGCTTATTAATTTATATGCCCAGAGGGAAATGGCAGAAGGGCATGCTTTTGGAAAGGATACCGTATGGCAGAAACAGTTTGAGGATCTGTTTCCGTATCAGGAAACGGAGGATCAGCTGAGATGCATTGAGGAGATAAAAAGGGATATGGAATCGCCGAGGCCCATGGACAGGCTTCTTTGCGGCGACGTTGGCTACGGCAAGACCGAAGTGGCAATGCGGGCGGTGTTTAAAGCAGTTATGGACGGAAAACAGGTGGCTTATCTGGTTCCCACAACGGTTCTTGCCCAGCAGCATTACAACACTTTTAAGGAAAGAATGAAGGATTTTCCGATAACAGTGGAAGTATTAAGCAGGTTTAGAACACAGGCGGAACAAAAAAGGATATTGAAAGATGTAAAAGCCGGCATGGTGGATGTGCTTATCGGAACTCACAGACTTCTGCAGAAAGATGTTTGCTTCAAGGACCTCGGGCTTTTGGTTATAGACGAAGAACAGCGTTTCGGGGTGACGCACAAGGAAAAGATCAAACGAATGAAGACAAATATTGATGTTTTGACTCTTACGGCAACACCGATACCGAGAACTTTGCACATGTCCCTTGTAGGGATCAGGGATATAAGCACAATTGAAGAGCCTCCGGAGGAAAGATACCCTGTTCAGACGTATGTCATGGAATACAACGATGAAGTGGTAAGAGACGCTATAAACAGGGAAATGAGCCGGGGCGGACAGGTTTTTTATCTTTACAACCGGGTAAGAGCCATAAATCAAAAAGCGGCGGAAATACAAAAACTGGTTCCCGAAGCCCGGGTGGCCATTGCCCACGGGCAGATGAACGAGACGGAGCTGGAAAACATCATGTTCCGGTTTATAAACGGTGAATATGACATACTTGTGTGCACCACCATAATTGAATCGGGACTGGATATGCCGAATGTCAATACCATTATAGTGGAAGATGCCGACAAGATGGGTCTTGCCCAGCTTTACCAGTTAAGGGGCAGGGTTGGGCGTTCAAACAGGCTTGCCTATGCCTATATAACCTACAAGAAGGATAAGGTTTTATCTGAAATTGCGGAAAAGAGACTTCAGGCCATAAAAGAATTTACAGAATTTGGCTCGGGATTTAAAATAGCAATGCGGGACCTTCAGCTAAGGGGCGCGGGAAATCTTTTAGGGCCGCAGCAGCACGGACACATAGACTCTGTTGGTTATGACATGTATTGCAAGCTCTTGGCTGAAGCGGTGAACGAGCTTAGGGGCATACCTGTCACCAAGGAGGATGAGGAGATTTCCATAGATGTAAATGTAAGCGCCTATATAGACAATGATTATATAGGTGATGAGAACCAGAAGATTGATATGTATAAAAAAATTGCATCCATAAATGATGAACAGGATGTTATAGATGCGGAGGACGAACTTATGGACCGCTACGGCGAAATACCGCAGCCGGTGAAAAATTTGCTTCAGATTGCATATATAAAATCTTTGGCTAAAGCATGCGGATTCTCCTCTGTTCAGGAAAAGAACGATACTGTAATTTTTCAATACTCTGAAAGCAAAAATATAAATTTTGAGGTATTGGGGAAACTCATGGACAAATACAGAAGAAAACTTCTTTTCACGGCAAGCAACAGACCATATATCACCTTTAAGACAACAGGAGTAAAAGGGGAGGAACTTCTCGAAATTATTAAGATTTTGTTACAAGACGTTAAGAAATTGCAGGAGGGTTTATAA
- a CDS encoding peptidylprolyl isomerase: MGEKINKKEKTVIAIISVLLVVVALAAGCGVWYSYATSYVGTVAGEKITTKEFKYFLGYVKIQMENDAQLQDQASKEAFWDSKIEGVDAKELAKQKALDSCKEFKIQLLKARERGLFLNDKDMQEIENSITTLLNQMAQFDQAAKNTGVEVMSAEEMLKDTYGVTIQEYKEILKDLRLVLKLVEDEQKNITITEEELRNRYNENKDVFDKITVRHIIFYTINPKTDVSLSEDAKKKAYENAKKALERANKGEDMEALALELSEDSGVEGNKGILEINSLKVNEPKLSNLVKWAYEHKVGDTDIVETGYGYHVVKIEKRTEYKDVVQNVKNVILSERYNQILGQWKQEPQYDLKKNEFALKRIKI, encoded by the coding sequence ATGGGAGAAAAAATTAACAAAAAGGAGAAGACAGTCATTGCCATAATATCGGTACTGTTGGTGGTTGTGGCTTTGGCTGCCGGATGTGGTGTTTGGTATTCATATGCGACCAGTTATGTGGGAACGGTTGCAGGCGAAAAAATCACCACTAAGGAGTTTAAGTATTTTCTGGGTTATGTAAAGATTCAGATGGAAAATGACGCCCAACTTCAAGACCAGGCATCAAAAGAGGCTTTTTGGGATTCGAAAATAGAAGGTGTTGACGCAAAGGAGCTTGCAAAGCAAAAAGCTCTTGACAGTTGCAAAGAATTTAAAATACAGCTTTTAAAAGCAAGAGAAAGAGGATTGTTTTTAAACGACAAGGACATGCAGGAAATTGAAAATTCCATTACCACACTTCTCAATCAAATGGCACAGTTCGACCAAGCAGCAAAGAATACCGGCGTTGAAGTCATGTCAGCCGAAGAAATGCTGAAAGATACCTACGGAGTTACCATTCAGGAATACAAAGAAATCTTGAAAGATCTTAGATTGGTTTTGAAGCTTGTCGAAGATGAGCAAAAAAATATCACCATTACAGAGGAAGAGTTACGAAACAGGTATAACGAAAATAAAGACGTTTTTGACAAAATAACCGTAAGACACATAATATTTTATACCATTAATCCGAAAACAGATGTTTCTTTGTCGGAAGATGCCAAGAAAAAAGCGTATGAGAACGCAAAGAAAGCTCTTGAAAGGGCAAACAAGGGCGAGGATATGGAGGCATTGGCTCTGGAGCTTTCAGAGGACAGCGGTGTTGAAGGAAACAAGGGGATTCTTGAAATCAATTCTCTTAAGGTGAATGAACCGAAACTTTCGAATCTTGTTAAATGGGCTTATGAACATAAAGTTGGAGATACGGACATAGTGGAGACAGGCTATGGATATCATGTTGTGAAAATAGAAAAAAGGACGGAATATAAAGACGTTGTGCAGAATGTGAAAAATGTGATACTGTCGGAAAGATACAATCAGATACTCGGTCAATGGAAGCAAGAACCTCAGTACGATTTGAAGAAAAATGAATTTGCATTAAAGAGAATAAAAATTTAA
- a CDS encoding AraC family transcriptional regulator — protein MLCFGKVGIFISSVGIDKKYFENIYRKYIPGNPDFKNDWIQFVISHEVMVYIKKFITEYQERIIGYKDILEALSEIICHSLIRGIVGVKTEKNLISDNFEIENIIEYMHQHFGQKITVEELAKKTNMSKSHFIRVFKKITGLSPMDYLINIRIEKAKKLLGAGTKNISEISFLCGFNSLSHFSSTFSKIVGVSPSKYNSLYSRN, from the coding sequence GTGCTATGTTTCGGAAAAGTAGGGATATTTATTTCCAGTGTAGGCATCGATAAAAAATATTTTGAAAACATATACCGAAAATATATTCCCGGAAATCCTGACTTTAAAAATGATTGGATACAATTTGTCATTAGCCATGAAGTTATGGTATATATAAAGAAATTCATAACCGAGTACCAGGAAAGAATTATTGGATATAAAGATATTTTGGAAGCCCTTTCAGAAATTATTTGCCATTCACTGATAAGAGGCATTGTCGGTGTAAAAACGGAGAAAAATCTTATATCTGACAATTTTGAAATTGAAAATATAATTGAATATATGCATCAGCATTTCGGCCAAAAAATCACTGTGGAAGAGCTGGCTAAGAAAACCAATATGTCAAAATCCCATTTCATCAGGGTTTTTAAAAAAATCACAGGATTGTCTCCCATGGACTATCTTATCAATATACGAATTGAAAAAGCAAAGAAACTTCTTGGCGCAGGAACTAAAAACATTTCGGAAATATCGTTTTTATGCGGGTTTAATAGTTTATCCCATTTCTCTTCAACTTTTTCAAAAATTGTTGGAGTAAGTCCTTCAAAATACAATAGCTTGTATTCAAGAAATTAG
- a CDS encoding pyridoxamine 5'-phosphate oxidase family protein — MDKNEIFNLINQNPVFFLATTDGDQPRVRGMLLYRADESGIIFHTGAMKDLYTQVTKNNKVELCFYGPNKGIQIRVRGELEIVDDNNLKDEIVQHPSRQFLKPWRDQLDARTFYKQFVVFRLKNGIAVKWTMEDNFAPKTEIQL; from the coding sequence ATGGATAAAAACGAAATCTTTAATCTGATTAATCAAAATCCCGTTTTCTTTCTGGCAACAACAGACGGAGATCAACCCAGAGTAAGAGGAATGCTTTTGTACAGGGCTGACGAATCAGGTATTATATTTCATACAGGAGCGATGAAGGATTTATATACCCAGGTAACAAAGAACAATAAAGTTGAATTGTGCTTTTACGGCCCCAATAAAGGTATTCAAATTCGTGTAAGAGGGGAACTCGAAATCGTAGATGACAATAATCTTAAAGATGAAATTGTCCAACATCCCAGCCGGCAGTTTTTAAAACCTTGGAGAGATCAATTGGATGCCCGGACATTCTATAAGCAATTTGTTGTATTCAGACTTAAAAACGGAATTGCCGTAAAATGGACCATGGAAGATAATTTTGCCCCGAAAACTGAGATACAGCTATAA
- the murJ gene encoding murein biosynthesis integral membrane protein MurJ has translation MKKKIAIVLAIITIISKFFGFFREIILSYFYGVSNESDAYIIALTIPTVIFAFVGTGLATTFIPIYNSILAQKGEKAANAFTNKVINIIFVISSVIVLLIFVFTEHTVKLFAYGFDKETMELAVQFTRIISLGIYFIGLGYVFKSLLQIKDNFIVPAIVGFPYNFIVIISIIASTKWNIMILPLGTFIATSLETIVLFPGIIKSGYKYLLDFKIDNHIKKMFFLSIPVILGTSVNQINKLVDRTLASQISVGGISALNYASRLNNFVQGVFVVSVIAVMYPAISKLAAENNMKELKKVLSESIIGVTLLLVPLSVGAMIFSKEIVALLFGRGAFDKTAVDMTSVSLFYYSIGMLAFGIRDVLSRVFYSVKDTKTPTINAGIGMALNIVLNIILSRYMGIGGLALATSIVGIFITILMFVTLRKKIGPLGMKAMSFKFFKILVSSLLMGVIAHISYRYLENFAGSNISIIISITGGALIYFVIIYFMKIEDVEVLVKQFKRKLFGRKKQLNNG, from the coding sequence ATGAAGAAAAAAATTGCCATAGTATTAGCCATTATAACGATCATATCAAAATTCTTCGGTTTCTTCAGGGAGATTATCCTGTCGTACTTTTATGGTGTAAGCAATGAAAGCGATGCCTATATAATAGCCCTTACAATACCAACTGTCATTTTCGCATTTGTGGGCACCGGGCTTGCCACGACATTTATTCCCATATACAACAGCATATTGGCACAAAAAGGTGAAAAGGCCGCAAATGCTTTTACCAATAAAGTCATAAACATAATATTTGTTATTTCCTCCGTAATAGTCCTTTTAATATTTGTCTTTACAGAGCATACAGTCAAATTGTTTGCATACGGTTTCGACAAAGAAACTATGGAGTTGGCAGTCCAATTTACCAGAATAATTTCCCTGGGGATTTATTTTATCGGGCTTGGCTATGTTTTTAAAAGTCTGCTTCAAATAAAAGATAATTTTATCGTCCCGGCAATAGTGGGATTCCCATATAATTTCATAGTCATAATATCCATCATTGCAAGTACAAAGTGGAATATTATGATTTTGCCTCTGGGCACTTTTATTGCCACATCTCTGGAAACCATTGTTTTGTTTCCAGGCATAATAAAGTCGGGATACAAATACCTGCTCGACTTTAAAATTGACAACCACATAAAAAAGATGTTTTTTCTGTCAATACCGGTTATACTGGGAACATCTGTAAACCAAATCAACAAACTTGTTGACAGAACTTTGGCCTCCCAGATTTCCGTGGGAGGAATTTCTGCATTAAATTACGCGTCAAGACTGAACAATTTTGTCCAGGGAGTCTTTGTGGTTTCAGTGATTGCGGTAATGTATCCCGCAATATCCAAACTGGCAGCTGAAAATAATATGAAAGAACTTAAAAAAGTATTGTCGGAATCAATTATCGGAGTAACATTGCTATTAGTGCCGCTGTCTGTAGGTGCCATGATTTTTTCAAAAGAAATAGTTGCATTGTTGTTTGGCAGGGGAGCATTTGACAAAACCGCGGTAGATATGACTTCCGTATCCCTGTTCTATTATTCCATAGGTATGCTGGCATTTGGAATCAGGGATGTTCTTTCAAGAGTGTTTTACTCTGTCAAAGACACTAAAACCCCAACAATTAACGCAGGTATCGGCATGGCGCTCAATATTGTTTTGAATATAATTTTGTCCCGATACATGGGAATCGGGGGTCTGGCACTGGCAACCAGCATAGTAGGCATATTCATCACAATATTGATGTTTGTAACGCTGAGAAAAAAAATAGGCCCCTTGGGAATGAAAGCAATGAGTTTTAAATTCTTCAAGATTTTGGTATCTTCATTGCTTATGGGAGTAATAGCCCACATATCTTACAGATATCTTGAAAATTTCGCAGGTTCCAATATTTCAATCATAATATCAATCACAGGCGGTGCATTGATATACTTTGTGATTATCTATTTTATGAAAATCGAGGATGTGGAAGTTTTGGTAAAACAGTTTAAGCGCAAATTATTCGGCAGAAAAAAACAGCTCAATAACGGTTAA